The Mycolicibacterium aurum genome segment CACGAAGAGGAGGACCACCGCCTCGTCGGGCGTCGCCGACACCGATGCCGCCGCGGGCACCGACGCGACCGCCGCGATCTGCTTCTCCCTGGCGCCGGGAATCACCACGTCGTTTGTCAACGATGTGTAGGAGTCCCGGAACTCGCCGGTCAGCAGATCCCGGGCCGCACCGAGCTGTTGCTCGACCTCGGCGGGCGTGTAGGACAGCAGCGCGATCGTGCCGTCGCGCGCGGCCTGCACCGAGGTGACGGCGGCCAGCTCGCTGTTGCGGACGGAGTTGTCCATCCACTTCAGATATCCGGCACCGGCCGCGAGGACCAGTGCCAGCGCGGGCAGCACGATGAACGCGATGACGCGCGACCACGCAATGCCGTCCTTGGCGGGGACCGCGGGCCGGTCGCCGGTCTCGGACTCTTCGACGTCCGGATCGCCGATCTCGTCCTCGACGGCCACGTCGGCGTCGGCCTCGGTTTCGGTCCCGGTGTCGTCTTTGACGTCGTCCCTGGTGTCGTCCTTGGTGTCGTCGTCCTGCACGATCGCTGCTGCCTCGTCGTTTTTTGTGTCGTCGTCTCTCACGTCTTTGGTCACGGCACGAACTCCACGTTCGACACCTTGGCCTGGCCGTCGATTTCCTGAACCGAGATCCGCATCCGCCATGCCCGCGGCTGAGGTTCGGGTGCGCCCGCGTTGGTCGTCTGTACCGTCACCGCGACGAGAACCTGAGCCTCGTCCGCGCTGGCGGATTCCAGACCGGCCTCGGCAACGGTGCCGACGGATTTCGACTGCGCCTGCTTGACCACTTGGACGAACGGCTCTGCCCGCTGCTGGAAGTCGTCGTAGAAGGTGCCGGTCGCCGAGTCGAGGATCCGCTGGACGTCGGCCTCGGCGCTCTGCCAGTCGATCGTGGTGAGGTTCAGCGCGCCCTGACGGCCCACCTGCAGGAAGACGGCGCGCTGTTCCTCGGCGCGGTTGGACTCATAGGTCCGGTAACCCAGCCAGCCGGCGAGGCTCGCCAGCGCCAGCACGCCGACGATGCCCGCGATCAGCGCCAGCTTGACATGCGACATCGGGGTGCGGGCCGGAGCGACGTCGGCCGTCGCCTCCGCGTCGTCCGGATCGGCGTCCGTGTCCTCGACGACGTCGGCGTCGTCGGTGACGTCGGCGTCTTCGGTGACTTCGGCGTCGGTGGTTGCCTCATCGACGGCTTCCGACTGTGGTTCGACGGCGCTGGACTTGCCCTCCGAAGCCGAGCTGTCCGGCTTCGTCAGTTCCCCGTCGGGGGCAGCAGCATCGTCTGCCATGTTCGCTCCTCTGTGGGCCCCTGGGCCAGATTGGACTGTGTGTAGACACGTCCGTCCGGTCCAACGTACGTGCCGTTCGCCGGATCGTATTCGGCGGCCGCTACCGGTGGCGGAGCAGGCCCCGGCGGCGGAGGCACGTCTGCAGGCGGTGAGCCGGGCGGCAACTGCGGCACTGCCTGCCCGGACAACGTCGCGTTCGGGTCGCCCTTCCAGTTGTATCCGTCGTTCAACGGCACGTAATTCTCGCTGCTCTCACACATCTTCGCGGTGGGTGCGCGCTTACCCGGCACCGTCACGCACGGGATGTTGCGCGCGCCGCGCACGTTGAACGCGCCGTCCTGCGGCACGCGGCAGTACACATCGCCCGCCGGCCGGTCGGGGTAATCCTCGAACGTCGGGGGCCGCTGCTGCTGGGGCGGCAGGAAGCCAGTGTTGCACGGCGGCGGAATGTTGAGATTGAGGTTCAGGGTGAGGTAGTCACCCATGTAGTCCTGTTTGGTCCCGTTCTTGGCGACGCCGACGGCCTGGGTGACCGCGGTGCCCTGCGGAAGCAGCACCAGCAGCTGCTCAAGGTTCGGTTGATAGGTGACCGCGACCTCGCCGACGCTGACCAGGTTGGCGAGCACGATCGGCAGCGTGGGCTGCAGCTGGTCGAACAGCGCTCGGACCTCTTCGGCCGCACCGGGCCCGCTGCTGAGCACGCCCGACACCGACTGGTCTTCACGCTGCAGCTGGCCGGTGATGCTCGCCAGGTTCGACGCCCACGCCTGGATGGAACCCGAGGTGTCGGTCTGGGAGTCCAGCACCGGCTGGACCTGGTCGATGACGGTCGTCAGCGAATCCAGGTTCGCCCTGGCGTCGATCGACAACGTCGTCGCACCGTTGACCAACCGCCGCAGTTCCGGACCGAGCCCGCCGACGGCGAGGTAGGACTCGTCGATGACGGTCCTGAGGTTCTCCTGCGGGATCGCCCGCAGACCGCTGTTGGTGAGTTCAAGGACGGAGTTGACGTCCGGTGGCACCCTCGCCCGGTCCCGGGGTATGACGTCTCCGTCGCGGAGTTCGGGTCCGGTACCGCTCTGCGGCACCAGCTCCACGAACTGCTCGCCGACCGCCGACTGGCTGCGCACCGAGGCGATCAGGTCGGCGGGGATCTTGACGTCCGAGTTCAGTGACATCACCGCCTGCACACCGGTGTCGGTGAGGTCCACGCTGTCGACGATGCCGACCTGGGACCCGCGGTAGGTCACGTTGCTCCGCTGGTACAGGCCGCCGGTCTCGGGCAGCTCGAGGGTCACCTTGTACTCGCCGATGCCGACCATCGCGGGCACGCGCATGTAGCCGAAGACCATGATCCCCAGGGCCACTGTGGCCAGCAGGGAGAAGATCGCGAGCTGGATCACCATCTGTCGTGTCACGCGCATGTCATGGCCCCTGATCCCAGCGGTACGGCGCAACCAGCGGGTTACCGCCAGGTGGCGGGACGTTGTGGTTGCACGGGCTGGGCATCTGCCCGATCGTGCGGCCCCACTGCAACTCCAGCCAGGTCAGATTGCACTCATACCGGGTGCCGGTGAAGAAACCCTGGTCGATCCGGCTCAGTGTGAGGTCGACGATCAGCGACAGGTTGGCGTAGTCGCCCCGCAGCCAGTTGGTCAGCGTCTCCTTCGGGAAGGGGAACGTCGGCAGGAAGCTCAGCGACCGGGTGAGCGCAGGCCCGGCATCGGCCAGCGATTGCAGCACGGGGCCCAGGTCTTTGAGTTCCTGGACGAGCGCTTCCTTGGTCTGGTTGACCGAGTCGGCGGCCAGTGCGCTGAATCTGCCGAGCTGCACCAGGGTCTCCGACAGCTGGTCGCGCTGGTCGCGCAACACCGCCAGCGCATCGGGGATCGTCCGTAACGCCTTGTCCACCACCGGCTTCTGGTCCGCGATCTGCCCGATCAGATTGTCGAGGCTCTCCGAGGTGGTGATGATGTCGTTCTTCTGGTCGTCGAGGTGCCCGATCGCGATGTCGAGTTGCTCGATCAGGCTGCGGAGGTCGTTCTCCCGGCCGGTGAAGGCGACGCTGAGCGCCTCGGTGATGTCGCCGATGTTGCCCAGACCGCCACCGTTGAGCAGCAGCGCCACGGCGGCCAGGGCCTGCTCGGTGGTGGGGAACGCGCCGGCGTTCTCGAGCGGGATCAGCGTGCCCTCTTTCAGGCGGCCTTCCGGCGGCTCGTTGGCGGGGGCCGACAACTCGATGTGCTGTGAGCCCAACAGGCTGGTCTGGCCGATCTTGGCGGTTGCGTTGGCGGGCAACACGACATCACCGTCGAGTGTCATCGTCACCAACGCGTTCCAGCCTTGGCGTTCGATCTCGGTGACGGTGCCGACGTTGACGTCACCGACGCGGACCCGGGAGTTGCGTTCGACGTTGTCGACGTCGGGCATCTGCGCCTGGATCGTGAAGGAACCGGGACCGCCGCCCTCGGTTCCCGGCAGCGGGACGGAATTCAGCCCGCGCCAACCACATCCGGACGCCAACAGAGCCACGGCGAGCACCGCGACGCCGGCCCCGGTGCGCACGGATGCGGCGGTCATGAGCCACCTCCGGGAACCATCATGCCCATCAGACCGTCGTTGGGGTTCGTCGGCAGCGGAGCCTCTGCGGCCAGCGGCGGCGAGTTGAGCAGCAACGGCCCCTGCCCCGGAGGCAGTGTCGCCGGATCGCCGGTCAGCGGAGCAGGTGCCGGCGGCGGGGCCGCCTGCGCCGGACCGGGCGGAGGAATGTAGTCCGGCCGCAGCCAATCCTCGCTGTAGGTCAGCTCGTTCGGCCGCGTCGACGCCCCGACCAGCTGGTTCAGGCCCAGCGGCGGGTAGTTGTACTGGCGGTTCTTCATGATCGGGGCCAGGTACTGCACACACAGCTTGGACGACTCTTCGGCGCCCAGGCGAGAAGCAGCTTGCACTGCGCCGCAGAGGAACTGGATCGGGTTGGCGAAGTTGTTGACCGCCAGGATGGCACTCGCGCCGCCCTGCGCCGGCTGCCAGATGTTGACGTAGTTCTGGAAGGTGTTGGGCGCACTGTGCAGGAACTGCTCGACGTCGTCCAGGCTCTCGTTGAGCGCCGTTGTCACACCCGCCAGTTTCTCCGACGTCGTGCCCAGCGCGTCACGGTTCTCCGCGACGAAGGACTGCACCTGCGGCAGGACGGCGTTGAG includes the following:
- a CDS encoding tetratricopeptide repeat protein codes for the protein MADDAAAPDGELTKPDSSASEGKSSAVEPQSEAVDEATTDAEVTEDADVTDDADVVEDTDADPDDAEATADVAPARTPMSHVKLALIAGIVGVLALASLAGWLGYRTYESNRAEEQRAVFLQVGRQGALNLTTIDWQSAEADVQRILDSATGTFYDDFQQRAEPFVQVVKQAQSKSVGTVAEAGLESASADEAQVLVAVTVQTTNAGAPEPQPRAWRMRISVQEIDGQAKVSNVEFVP
- a CDS encoding MCE family protein; translated protein: MRVTRQMVIQLAIFSLLATVALGIMVFGYMRVPAMVGIGEYKVTLELPETGGLYQRSNVTYRGSQVGIVDSVDLTDTGVQAVMSLNSDVKIPADLIASVRSQSAVGEQFVELVPQSGTGPELRDGDVIPRDRARVPPDVNSVLELTNSGLRAIPQENLRTVIDESYLAVGGLGPELRRLVNGATTLSIDARANLDSLTTVIDQVQPVLDSQTDTSGSIQAWASNLASITGQLQREDQSVSGVLSSGPGAAEEVRALFDQLQPTLPIVLANLVSVGEVAVTYQPNLEQLLVLLPQGTAVTQAVGVAKNGTKQDYMGDYLTLNLNLNIPPPCNTGFLPPQQQRPPTFEDYPDRPAGDVYCRVPQDGAFNVRGARNIPCVTVPGKRAPTAKMCESSENYVPLNDGYNWKGDPNATLSGQAVPQLPPGSPPADVPPPPGPAPPPVAAAEYDPANGTYVGPDGRVYTQSNLAQGPTEERTWQTMLLPPTGN
- a CDS encoding MCE family protein — translated: MTAASVRTGAGVAVLAVALLASGCGWRGLNSVPLPGTEGGGPGSFTIQAQMPDVDNVERNSRVRVGDVNVGTVTEIERQGWNALVTMTLDGDVVLPANATAKIGQTSLLGSQHIELSAPANEPPEGRLKEGTLIPLENAGAFPTTEQALAAVALLLNGGGLGNIGDITEALSVAFTGRENDLRSLIEQLDIAIGHLDDQKNDIITTSESLDNLIGQIADQKPVVDKALRTIPDALAVLRDQRDQLSETLVQLGRFSALAADSVNQTKEALVQELKDLGPVLQSLADAGPALTRSLSFLPTFPFPKETLTNWLRGDYANLSLIVDLTLSRIDQGFFTGTRYECNLTWLELQWGRTIGQMPSPCNHNVPPPGGNPLVAPYRWDQGP